From the Vibrio metoecus genome, one window contains:
- a CDS encoding cadherin repeat domain-containing protein, producing the protein MGIHALLSLANLAANQLLVIDRNGNIAIINAGEAVPEGAIILDPNGSSLVPGEQAKPSAQLADAQGNTQLITDDIEQILTALEQGADPTALGEDLAPAAGGVQGSSITGSASIERDGTEIIAATQFDTSGFEAIGLSRTQSLSLLNLLQSSVVVPNQENVAPTFENTINGEYIFNYNENSNDSTIIGIVNAIDPEGSAVTYNIASGNQNGWFEIDPVTGVISLTSVGIAAVANDFEALANVHNLVISASDGVNVTNINVTLTEQNVDESGSFVAQTVTYAENQVADAVVGTLSGGDLDGVTSYQFKHTDGSLHNTSQDGFYTIDANGNIRITAAGVASDVNDFEKGANSGDYQVVMTDGFGSTAEATVTLKESNVDESGSFVAQTVTYAENQVADAVVGTLSGGDLDGVTSYQFKHTDGSLHNTSQDGFYTIDANGNIRITAAGVASDVNDFEKGANSGDYQVVMTDGFGSTAEATVTLKESNVDESGSFVAQTVTYAENQVADAVVGTLSGGDLDGVTSYQFKHTDGSLHNTSQDGFYTIDANGNIRITAAGVASDVNDFEKGANSGDYQVVMTDGFGSTAEATVTLKESNVDESGSFVAQTVTYAENQVADAVVGTLSGGDLDGVTSYQFKHTDGSLHNTSQDGFYTIDANGNIRITAAGVASDVNDFEKGANSGDYQVVMTDGFGSTAEATVTLKESNVDESGSFVAQTVTYAENQVADAVVGTLSGGDLDGVTSYQFKHTDGSLHNTSQDGFYTIDANGNIRITAAGVASDVNDFEKGANSGDYQVVMTDGFGSTAEATVTLKESNVDESGSFVAQTVTYAENQVADAVVGTLSGGDLDGVTSYQFKHTDGSLHNTSQDGFYTIDANGNIRITAAGVASDVNDFEKGANSGDYQVVMTDGFGSTAEATVTLKESNVDESGSFVAQTVTYAENQVADAVVGTLSGGDLDGVTSYQFKHTDGSLHNTSQDGFYTIDANGNIRITAAGVASDVNDFEKGANSGDYQVVMTDGFGSTAEATVTLKESNVDESGSFVAQTVTYAENQVADAVVGTLSGGDLDGVTSYQFKHTDGSLHNTSQDGFYTIDANGNIRITAAGVASDVNDFEKGANSGDYQVVMTDGFGSTAEATVTLKESNVDESGSFVAQTVTYAENQVADAVVGTLSGGDLDGVTSYQFKHTDGSLHNTSQDGFYTIDANGNIRITAAGVASDVNDFEKGANSGDYQVVMTDGFGSTAEATVTLKESNVDESGSFVAQTVTYAENQVADAVVGTLSGGDLDGVTSYQFKHTDGSLHNTSQDGFYTIDANGNIRITAAGVASDVNDFEKGANSGDYQVVMTDGFGSTAEATVTLKESNVDESGSFVAQTVTYAENQVADAVVGTLSGGDLDGVTSYQFKHTDGSLHNTSQDGFYTIDANGNIRITAAGVASDVNDFEKGANSGDYQVVMTDGFGSTAEATVTLKESNVDESGSFVAQTVTYAENQVADAVVGTLSGGDLDGVTSYQFKHTDGSLHNTSQDGFYTIDANGNIRITAAGVASDVNDFEKGANSGDYQVVMTDGFGSTAEATVTLKESNVDESGSFVAQTVTYAENQVADAVVGTLSGGDLDGVTSYQFKHTDGSLHNTSQDGFYTIDANGNIRITAAGVASDVNDFEKGANSGDYQVVMTDGFGSTAEATVTLKESNVDESGSFVAQTVTYAENQVADAVVGTLSGGDLDGVTSYQFKHTDGSLHNTSQDGFYTIDANGNIRITAAGVASDVNDFEKGANSGDYQVVMTDGFGSTAEATVTLKESNVDESGSFVAQTVTYAENQVADAVVGTLSGGDLDGVTSYQFKHTDGSLHNTSQDGFYTIDANGNIRITAAGVASDVNDFEKGANSGDYQVVMTDGFGSTAEATVTLKESNVDESGSFVAQTVTYAENQVADAVVGTLSGGDLDGVTSYQFKHTDGSLHNTSQDGFYTIDANGNIRITAAGVASDVNDFEKGANSGDYQVVMTDGFGSTAEATVTLKESNVDESGSFVAQTVTYAENQVADAVVGTLSGGDLDGVTSYQFKHTDGSLHNTSQDGFYTIDANGNIRITAAGVASDVNDFEKGANSGDYQVVMTDGFGSTAEATVTLKESNVDESGSFVAQTVTYAENQVADAVVGTLSGGDLDGVTSYQFKHTDGSLHNTSQDGFYTIDANGNIRITAAGVASDVNDFEKGANSGDYQVVMTDGFGSTAEATVTLKESNVDESGSFVAQTVTYAENQVADAVVGTLSGGDLDGVTSYQFKHTDGSLHNTSQDGFYTIDANGNIRITAAGVASDVNDFEKGANSGDYQVVMTDGFGSTAEATVTLKESNVDESGSFVAQTVTYAENQVADAVVGTLSGGDLDGVTSYQFKHTDGSLHNTSQDGFYTIDANGNIRITAAGVASDVNDFEKGANSGDYQVVMTDGFGSTAEATVTLKESNVDESGSFVAQTVTYAENQVADAVVGTLSGGDLDGVTSYQFKHTDGSLHNTSQDGFYTIDANGNIRITAAGVASDVNDFEKGANSGDYQVVMTDGFGSTAEATVTLKESNVDESGSFVAQTVTYAENQVADAVVGTLSGGDLDGVTSYQFKHTDGSLHNTSQDGFYTIDANGNIRITAAGVASDVNDFEKGANSGDYQVVMTDGFGSTAEATVTLKESNVDESGSFVAQTVTYAENQVADAVVGTLSGGDLDGVTSYQFKHTDGSLHNTSQDGFYTIDANGNIRITAAGVASDVNDFEKGANSGDYQVVMTDGFGSTAEATVTLKESNVDESGSFVAQTVTYAENQVADAVVGTLSGGDLDGVTSYQFKHTDGSLHNTSQDGFYTIDANGNIRITAAGVASDVNDFEKGANSGDYQVVMTDGFGSTAEATVTLKESNVDESGSFVAQTVTYAENQVADAVVGTLSGGDLDGVTSYQFKHTDGSLHNTSQDGFYTIDANGNIRITAAGVASDVNDFEKGANSGDYQVVMTDGFGSTAEATVTLKESNVDESGSFVAQTVTYAENQVADAVVGTLSGGDLDGVTSYQFKHTDGSLHNTSQDGFYTIDANGNIRITAAGVASDVNDFEKGANSGDYQVVMTDGFGSTAEATVTLKESNVDESGSFVAQTVTYAENQVADAVVGTLSGGDLDGVTSYQFKHTDGSLHNTSQDGFYTIDANGNIRITAAAWRRT; encoded by the coding sequence ATGGGAATTCATGCTTTGTTGTCTTTAGCAAATCTTGCAGCGAATCAGCTGCTCGTGATTGATAGAAATGGAAATATCGCGATCATCAACGCAGGAGAAGCAGTTCCTGAAGGTGCGATTATCCTTGACCCCAATGGTAGTAGCCTAGTTCCTGGTGAACAAGCCAAACCTAGCGCGCAACTTGCCGATGCTCAAGGCAATACCCAGCTTATAACTGATGATATTGAGCAGATTTTAACGGCGCTAGAACAAGGTGCCGATCCTACAGCATTAGGTGAAGATCTCGCCCCAGCCGCAGGCGGAGTCCAAGGTTCATCAATAACGGGTAGTGCCTCAATTGAACGTGATGGTACAGAAATTATTGCCGCTACACAATTTGATACATCTGGCTTCGAAGCCATTGGCCTATCAAGAACACAAAGTTTGAGTCTGTTGAATCTATTACAAAGTTCGGTTGTTGTACCAAATCAAGAGAACGTTGCCCCTACGTTTGAAAATACAATAAATGGTGAATACATCTTTAATTATAATGAAAACAGTAACGATAGCACCATTATTGGTATTGTTAACGCTATCGATCCAGAAGGATCGGCGGTGACTTATAACATAGCCAGTGGCAATCAAAATGGCTGGTTTGAAATTGATCCAGTAACTGGAGTGATTAGTTTAACCTCGGTAGGTATTGCTGCGGTTGCAAATGATTTTGAAGCGTTGGCTAATGTCCATAATTTAGTTATCAGTGCATCTGATGGGGTCAATGTCACTAACATTAATGTCACATTGACCGAACAAAACGTGGATGAGTCAGGCTCGTTCGTTGCGCAGACGGTGACGTACGCGGAAAACCAAGTGGCGGACGCGGTGGTTGGCACCTTGTCGGGCGGCGACCTAGACGGCGTGACGAGTTACCAGTTCAAGCACACAGACGGCTCGTTACACAACACCAGTCAAGATGGCTTCTACACCATCGATGCGAACGGCAATATCCGCATCACGGCCGCGGGCGTGGCGTCGGACGTGAACGACTTCGAGAAAGGCGCGAACAGCGGCGACTACCAAGTGGTGATGACCGACGGCTTCGGCTCGACAGCGGAAGCGACGGTGACCCTGAAAGAGAGCAACGTGGATGAGTCAGGCTCGTTCGTTGCGCAGACGGTGACGTACGCGGAAAACCAAGTGGCGGACGCGGTGGTTGGCACCTTGTCGGGCGGCGACCTAGACGGCGTGACGAGTTACCAGTTCAAGCACACAGACGGCTCGTTACACAACACCAGTCAAGATGGCTTCTACACCATCGATGCGAACGGCAATATCCGCATCACGGCCGCGGGCGTGGCGTCGGACGTGAACGACTTCGAGAAAGGCGCGAACAGCGGCGACTACCAAGTGGTGATGACCGACGGCTTCGGCTCGACAGCGGAAGCGACGGTGACCCTGAAAGAGAGCAACGTGGATGAGTCAGGCTCGTTCGTTGCGCAGACGGTGACGTACGCGGAAAACCAAGTGGCGGACGCGGTGGTTGGCACCTTGTCGGGCGGCGACCTAGACGGCGTGACGAGTTACCAGTTCAAGCACACAGACGGCTCGTTACACAACACCAGTCAAGATGGCTTCTACACCATCGATGCGAACGGCAATATCCGCATCACGGCCGCGGGCGTGGCGTCGGACGTGAACGACTTCGAGAAAGGCGCGAACAGCGGCGACTACCAAGTGGTGATGACCGACGGCTTCGGCTCGACAGCGGAAGCGACGGTGACCCTGAAAGAGAGCAACGTGGATGAGTCAGGCTCGTTCGTTGCGCAGACGGTGACGTACGCGGAAAACCAAGTGGCGGACGCGGTGGTTGGCACCTTGTCGGGCGGCGACCTAGACGGCGTGACGAGTTACCAGTTCAAGCACACAGACGGCTCGTTACACAACACCAGTCAAGATGGCTTCTACACCATCGATGCGAACGGCAATATCCGCATCACGGCCGCGGGCGTGGCGTCGGACGTGAACGACTTCGAGAAAGGCGCGAACAGCGGCGACTACCAAGTGGTGATGACCGACGGCTTCGGCTCGACAGCGGAAGCGACGGTGACCCTGAAAGAGAGCAACGTGGATGAGTCAGGCTCGTTCGTTGCGCAGACGGTGACGTACGCGGAAAACCAAGTGGCGGACGCGGTGGTTGGCACCTTGTCGGGCGGCGACCTAGACGGCGTGACGAGTTACCAGTTCAAGCACACAGACGGCTCGTTACACAACACCAGTCAAGATGGCTTCTACACCATCGATGCGAACGGCAATATCCGCATCACGGCCGCGGGCGTGGCGTCGGACGTGAACGACTTCGAGAAAGGCGCGAACAGCGGCGACTACCAAGTGGTGATGACCGACGGCTTCGGCTCGACAGCGGAAGCGACGGTGACCCTGAAAGAGAGCAACGTGGATGAGTCAGGCTCGTTCGTTGCGCAGACGGTGACGTACGCGGAAAACCAAGTGGCGGACGCGGTGGTTGGCACCTTGTCGGGCGGCGACCTAGACGGCGTGACGAGTTACCAGTTCAAGCACACAGACGGCTCGTTACACAACACCAGTCAAGATGGCTTCTACACCATCGATGCGAACGGCAATATCCGCATCACGGCCGCGGGCGTGGCGTCGGACGTGAACGACTTCGAGAAAGGCGCGAACAGCGGCGACTACCAAGTGGTGATGACCGACGGCTTCGGCTCGACAGCGGAAGCGACGGTGACCCTGAAAGAGAGCAACGTGGATGAGTCAGGCTCGTTCGTTGCGCAGACGGTGACGTACGCGGAAAACCAAGTGGCGGACGCGGTGGTTGGCACCTTGTCGGGCGGCGACCTAGACGGCGTGACGAGTTACCAGTTCAAGCACACAGACGGCTCGTTACACAACACCAGTCAAGATGGCTTCTACACCATCGATGCGAACGGCAATATCCGCATCACGGCCGCGGGCGTGGCGTCGGACGTGAACGACTTCGAGAAAGGCGCGAACAGCGGCGACTACCAAGTGGTGATGACCGACGGCTTCGGCTCGACAGCGGAAGCGACGGTGACCCTGAAAGAGAGCAACGTGGATGAGTCAGGCTCGTTCGTTGCGCAGACGGTGACGTACGCGGAAAACCAAGTGGCGGACGCGGTGGTTGGCACCTTGTCGGGCGGCGACCTAGACGGCGTGACGAGTTACCAGTTCAAGCACACAGACGGCTCGTTACACAACACCAGTCAAGATGGCTTCTACACCATCGATGCGAACGGCAATATCCGCATCACGGCCGCGGGCGTGGCGTCGGACGTGAACGACTTCGAGAAAGGCGCGAACAGCGGCGACTACCAAGTGGTGATGACCGACGGCTTCGGCTCGACAGCGGAAGCGACGGTGACCCTGAAAGAGAGCAACGTGGATGAGTCAGGCTCGTTCGTTGCGCAGACGGTGACGTACGCGGAAAACCAAGTGGCGGACGCGGTGGTTGGCACCTTGTCGGGCGGCGACCTAGACGGCGTGACGAGTTACCAGTTCAAGCACACAGACGGCTCGTTACACAACACCAGTCAAGATGGCTTCTACACCATCGATGCGAACGGCAATATCCGCATCACGGCCGCGGGCGTGGCGTCGGACGTGAACGACTTCGAGAAAGGCGCGAACAGCGGCGACTACCAAGTGGTGATGACCGACGGCTTCGGCTCGACAGCGGAAGCGACGGTGACCCTGAAAGAGAGCAACGTGGATGAGTCAGGCTCGTTCGTTGCGCAGACGGTGACGTACGCGGAAAACCAAGTGGCGGACGCGGTGGTTGGCACCTTGTCGGGCGGCGACCTAGACGGCGTGACGAGTTACCAGTTCAAGCACACAGACGGCTCGTTACACAACACCAGTCAAGATGGCTTCTACACCATCGATGCGAACGGCAATATCCGCATCACGGCCGCGGGCGTGGCGTCGGACGTGAACGACTTCGAGAAAGGCGCGAACAGCGGCGACTACCAAGTGGTGATGACCGACGGCTTCGGCTCGACAGCGGAAGCGACGGTGACCCTGAAAGAGAGCAACGTGGATGAGTCAGGCTCGTTCGTTGCGCAGACGGTGACGTACGCGGAAAACCAAGTGGCGGACGCGGTGGTTGGCACCTTGTCGGGCGGCGACCTAGACGGCGTGACGAGTTACCAGTTCAAGCACACAGACGGCTCGTTACACAACACCAGTCAAGATGGCTTCTACACCATCGATGCGAACGGCAATATCCGCATCACGGCCGCGGGCGTGGCGTCGGACGTGAACGACTTCGAGAAAGGCGCGAACAGCGGCGACTACCAAGTGGTGATGACCGACGGCTTCGGCTCGACAGCGGAAGCGACGGTGACCCTGAAAGAGAGCAACGTGGATGAGTCAGGCTCGTTCGTTGCGCAGACGGTGACGTACGCGGAAAACCAAGTGGCGGACGCGGTGGTTGGCACCTTGTCGGGCGGCGACCTAGACGGCGTGACGAGTTACCAGTTCAAGCACACAGACGGCTCGTTACACAACACCAGTCAAGATGGCTTCTACACCATCGATGCGAACGGCAATATCCGCATCACGGCCGCGGGCGTGGCGTCGGACGTGAACGACTTCGAGAAAGGCGCGAACAGCGGCGACTACCAAGTGGTGATGACCGACGGCTTCGGCTCGACAGCGGAAGCGACGGTGACCCTGAAAGAGAGCAACGTGGATGAGTCAGGCTCGTTCGTTGCGCAGACGGTGACGTACGCGGAAAACCAAGTGGCGGACGCGGTGGTTGGCACCTTGTCGGGCGGCGACCTAGACGGCGTGACGAGTTACCAGTTCAAGCACACAGACGGCTCGTTACACAACACCAGTCAAGATGGCTTCTACACCATCGATGCGAACGGCAATATCCGCATCACGGCCGCGGGCGTGGCGTCGGACGTGAACGACTTCGAGAAAGGCGCGAACAGCGGCGACTACCAAGTGGTGATGACCGACGGCTTCGGCTCGACAGCGGAAGCGACGGTGACCCTGAAAGAGAGCAACGTGGATGAGTCAGGCTCGTTCGTTGCGCAGACGGTGACGTACGCGGAAAACCAAGTGGCGGACGCGGTGGTTGGCACCTTGTCGGGCGGCGACCTAGACGGCGTGACGAGTTACCAGTTCAAGCACACAGACGGCTCGTTACACAACACCAGTCAAGATGGCTTCTACACCATCGATGCGAACGGCAATATCCGCATCACGGCCGCGGGCGTGGCGTCGGACGTGAACGACTTCGAGAAAGGCGCGAACAGCGGCGACTACCAAGTGGTGATGACCGACGGCTTCGGCTCGACAGCGGAAGCGACGGTGACCCTGAAAGAGAGCAACGTGGATGAGTCAGGCTCGTTCGTTGCGCAGACGGTGACGTACGCGGAAAACCAAGTGGCGGACGCGGTGGTTGGCACCTTGTCGGGCGGCGACCTAGACGGCGTGACGAGTTACCAGTTCAAGCACACAGACGGCTCGTTACACAACACCAGTCAAGATGGCTTCTACACCATCGATGCGAACGGCAATATCCGCATCACGGCCGCGGGCGTGGCGTCGGACGTGAACGACTTCGAGAAAGGCGCGAACAGCGGCGACTACCAAGTGGTGATGACCGACGGCTTCGGCTCGACAGCGGAAGCGACGGTGACCCTGAAAGAGAGCAACGTGGATGAGTCAGGCTCGTTCGTTGCGCAGACGGTGACGTACGCGGAAAACCAAGTGGCGGACGCGGTGGTTGGCACCTTGTCGGGCGGCGACCTAGACGGCGTGACGAGTTACCAGTTCAAGCACACAGACGGCTCGTTACACAACACCAGTCAAGATGGCTTCTACACCATCGATGCGAACGGCAATATCCGCATCACGGCCGCGGGCGTGGCGTCGGACGTGAACGACTTCGAGAAAGGCGCGAACAGCGGCGACTACCAAGTGGTGATGACCGACGGCTTCGGCTCGACAGCGGAAGCGACGGTGACCCTGAAAGAGAGCAACGTGGATGAGTCAGGCTCGTTCGTTGCGCAGACGGTGACGTACGCGGAAAACCAAGTGGCGGACGCGGTGGTTGGCACCTTGTCGGGCGGCGACCTAGACGGCGTGACGAGTTACCAGTTCAAGCACACAGACGGCTCGTTACACAACACCAGTCAAGATGGCTTCTACACCATCGATGCGAACGGCAATATCCGCATCACGGCCGCGGGCGTGGCGTCGGACGTGAACGACTTCGAGAAAGGCGCGAACAGCGGCGACTACCAAGTGGTGATGACCGACGGCTTCGGCTCGACAGCGGAAGCGACGGTGACCCTGAAAGAGAGCAACGTGGATGAGTCAGGCTCGTTCGTTGCGCAGACGGTGACGTACGCGGAAAACCAAGTGGCGGACGCGGTGGTTGGCACCTTGTCGGGCGGCGACCTAGACGGCGTGACGAGTTACCAGTTCAAGCACACAGACGGCTCGTTACACAACACCAGTCAAGATGGCTTCTACACCATCGATGCGAACGGCAATATCCGCATCACGGCCGCGGGCGTGGCGTCGGACGTGAACGACTTCGAGAAAGGCGCGAACAGCGGCGACTACCAAGTGGTGATGACCGACGGCTTCGGCTCGACAGCGGAAGCGACGGTGACCCTGAAAGAGAGCAACGTGGATGAGTCAGGCTCGTTCGTTGCGCAGACGGTGACGTACGCGGAAAACCAAGTGGCGGACGCGGTGGTTGGCACCTTGTCGGGCGGCGACCTAGACGGCGTGACGAGTTACCAGTTCAAGCACACAGACGGCTCGTTACACAACACCAGTCAAGATGGCTTCTACACCATCGATGCGAACGGCAATATCCGCATCACGGCCGCGGGCGTGGCGTCGGACGTGAACGACTTCGAGAAAGGCGCGAACAGCGGCGACTACCAAGTGGTGATGACCGACGGCTTCGGCTCGACAGCGGAAGCGACGGTGACCCTGAAAGAGAGCAACGTGGATGAGTCAGGCTCGTTCGTTGCGCAGACGGTGACGTACGCGGAAAACCAAGTGGCGGACGCGGTGGTTGGCACCTTGTCGGGCGGCGACCTAGACGGCGTGACGAGTTACCAGTTCAAGCACACAGACGGCTCGTTACACAACACCAGTCAAGATGGCTTCTACACCATCGATGCGAACGGCAATATCCGCATCACGGCCGCGGGCGTGGCGTCGGACGTGAACGACTTCGAGAAAGGCGCGAACAGCGGCGACTACCAAGTGGTGATGACCGACGGCTTCGGCTCGACAGCGGAAGCGACGGTGACCCTGAAAGAGAGCAACGTGGATGAGTCAGGCTCGTTCGTTGCGCAGACGGTGACGTACGCGGAAAACCAAGTGGCGGACGCGGTGGTTGGCACCTTGTCGGGCGGCGACCTAGACGGCGTGACGAGTTACCAGTTCAAGCACACAGACGGCTCGTTACACAACACCAGTCAAGATGGCTTCTACACCATCGATGCGAACGGCAATATCCGCATCACGGCCGCGGGCGTGGCGTCGGACGTGAACGACTTCGAGAAAGGCGCGAACAGCGGCGACTACCAAGTGGTGATGACCGACGGCTTCGGCTCGACAGCGGAAGCGACGGTGACCCTGAAAGAGAGCAACGTGGATGAGTCAGGCTCGTTCGTTGCGCAGACGGTGACGTACGCGGAAAACCAAGTGGCGGACGCGGTGGTTGGCACCTTGTCGGGCGGCGACCTAGACGGCGTGACGAGTTACCAGTTCAAGCACACAGACGGCTCGTTACACAACACCAGTCAAGATGGCTTCTACACCATCGATGCGAACGGCAATATCCGCATCACGGCCGCGGGCGTGGCGTCGGACGTGAACGACTTCGAGAAAGGCGCGAACAGCGGCGACTACCAAGTGGTGATGACCGACGGCTTCGGCTCGACAGCGGAAGCGACGGTGACCCTGAAAGAGAGCAACGTGGATGAGTCAGGCTCGTTCGTTGCGCAGACGGTGACGTACGCGGAAAACCAAGTGGCGGACGCGGTGGTTGGCACCTTGTCGGGCGGCGACCTAGACGGCGTGACGAGTTACCAGTTCAAGCACACAGACGGCTCGTTACACAACACCAGTCAAGATGGCTTCTACACCATCGATGCGAACGGCAATATCCGCATCACGGCCGCGGGCGTGGCGTCGGACGTGAACGACTTCGAGAAAGGCGCGAACAGCGGCGACTACCAAGTGGTGATGACCGACGGCTTCGGCTCGACAGCGGAAGCGACGGTGACCCTGAAAGAGAGCAACGTGGATGAGTCAGGCTCGTTCGTTGCGCAGACGGTGACGTACGCGGAAAACCAAGTGGCGGACGCGGTGGTTGGCACCTTGTCGGGCGGCGACCTAGACGGCGTGACGAGTTACCAGTTCAAGCACACAGACGGCTCGTTACACAACACCAGTCAAGATGGCTTCTACACCATCGATGCGAACGGCAATATCCGCATCACGGCCGCGGGCGTGGCGTCGGACGTGAACGACTTCGAGAAAGGCGCGAACAGCGGCGACTACCAAGTGGTGATGACCGACGGCTTCGGCTCGACAGCGGAAGCGACGGTGACCCTGAAAGAGAGCAACGTGGATGAGTCAGGCTCGTTCGTTGCGCAGACGGTGACGTACGCGGAAAACCAAGTGGCGGACGCGGTGGTTGGCACCTTGTCGGGCGGCGACCTAGACGGCGTGACGAGTTACCAGTTCAAGCACACAGACGGCTCGTTACACAACACCAGTCAAGATGGCTTCTACACCATCGATGCGAACGGCAATATCCGCATCACGGCCGCGGGCGTGGCGTCGGACGTGAACGACTTCGAGAAAGGCGCGAACAGCGGCGACTACCAAGTGGTGATGACCGACGGCTTCGGCTCGACAGCGGAAGCGACGGTGACCCTGAAAGAGAGCAACGTGGATGAGTCAGGCTCGTTCGTTGCGCAGACGGTGACGTACGCGGAAAACCAAGTGGCGGACGCGGTGGTTGGCACCTTGTCGGGCGGCGACCTAGACGGCGTGACGAGTTACCAGTTCAAGCACACAGACGGCTCGTTACACAACACCAGTCAAGATGG
- a CDS encoding OmpA family protein produces MSIKSWALPLFICTVTTSAFANQDEYIKHESDEYDYRATPLADQIADLKDDDKDGVINARDLCPDTPKGSEIDNDGCGTFIKASQMQQLHILFANDSSAIEPAFLTQIRQMAEFLQTYPSTSIELQGYASKVGSAEHNLALSKLRSEAVRDQLLRYGVTPERLNIVGYGDSVLEADGTDDVSHARNRRVTATVVGYKGEVVKEWTIFTTLPM; encoded by the coding sequence ATGTCAATCAAATCATGGGCTCTGCCACTATTTATTTGTACCGTTACAACCTCTGCTTTCGCCAATCAAGACGAATACATTAAACATGAGAGTGATGAGTACGACTACCGTGCGACTCCGCTTGCTGATCAAATTGCTGATCTGAAAGACGATGATAAGGATGGTGTGATTAATGCTCGCGATCTCTGCCCTGATACTCCGAAAGGCTCTGAGATTGATAATGACGGTTGCGGAACTTTTATTAAGGCATCACAAATGCAGCAATTGCACATTTTGTTTGCCAATGATTCTAGCGCAATTGAACCCGCATTTTTGACGCAAATCCGTCAAATGGCTGAGTTTTTGCAAACCTATCCTTCAACATCTATTGAGTTACAAGGCTACGCGAGCAAAGTAGGTAGCGCAGAACATAACCTAGCACTCTCTAAGCTGCGTTCAGAAGCAGTTCGTGACCAATTACTGCGTTATGGAGTGACGCCAGAGCGCCTGAACATTGTCGGATACGGTGATAGCGTTTTGGAAGCAGATGGTACCGATGATGTGAGTCACGCTCGTAACCGCCGCGTTACGGCAACCGTTGTTGGATATAAAGGTGAAGTTGTCAAAGAGTGGACAATTTTTACAACGCTTCCGATGTAG
- a CDS encoding TolC family outer membrane protein produces the protein MKGLPLKAIALAIALSNPVSAQTLEQAVSITLASNPELKSAFNQFKSREYDADASSGAYLPKIDLDAGIGYESINPAESSGNRNTDLTRKDATLTLTQLIWDGSATLNDMDRTAAEAEADRYQLLADASNMALEVSKIYLDATKAHEILTLSENNLAIHKAIYRDIKKRADSGIGSTADVTQVEARLAKAHSNLLAAQNNLLDIHTQFRRLVGQEPLTLEFPRADENAIPSSVEKALELAQAHHPVIKVSQADVDAARFQYKQSKAPNYPTLSFEAAQSWRNDAGGVEGSSDEFSAMLRLRYNLYNGGSDSDRTESAAYQLNRSKDLREKTFRTVEEGLRLSWSALDLTLQQKEFLADHVDSASKTVVAYRKQYQIGQRTLLDLLNTENELFEARKDYLDAKYSEQYAKYRVMNASGNLLDALRVDIPQEWTAKVEY, from the coding sequence TTGAAAGGATTACCATTAAAAGCGATTGCGCTCGCTATCGCATTGAGCAATCCGGTTTCTGCGCAAACGTTGGAGCAAGCGGTATCCATCACGTTGGCATCCAATCCGGAGCTAAAAAGCGCATTTAATCAATTTAAAAGTCGCGAATATGATGCCGATGCATCATCAGGGGCTTATTTGCCAAAAATCGATCTTGATGCGGGCATCGGTTACGAATCTATCAATCCTGCAGAATCTAGCGGTAATAGAAATACGGATTTAACACGAAAAGATGCAACATTGACACTGACTCAATTGATCTGGGATGGCTCTGCAACACTCAATGATATGGATAGAACGGCAGCGGAAGCCGAAGCGGATCGTTACCAATTATTGGCAGATGCATCGAACATGGCTTTAGAAGTAAGCAAAATCTATCTTGATGCAACTAAAGCTCATGAAATTCTAACCTTGTCTGAAAATAATCTTGCGATTCACAAAGCGATTTATCGTGATATTAAAAAGCGTGCGGACTCTGGTATTGGTTCTACCGCTGATGTGACACAGGTTGAAGCTCGTTTAGCAAAAGCACACAGTAACTTGCTTGCTGCACAAAATAATCTTTTGGATATACATACCCAATTTCGCCGTCTCGTGGGGCAAGAACCTTTAACTCTGGAGTTTCCTCGTGCTGACGAAAATGCCATACCCTCTTCTGTAGAAAAGGCGTTAGAGCTGGCTCAAGCACATCACCCTGTGATTAAAGTGTCACAAGCGGATGTGGATGCCGCTCGTTTCCAATATAAGCAGTCAAAAGCCCCTAATTACCCAACACTCTCCTTTGAAGCCGCACAAAGCTGGCGTAATGATGCCGGTGGTGTAGAAGGTAGCAGCGATGAATTTAGCGCGATGTTGCGTCTGCGCTACAACCTATATAATGGTGGCAGTGATAGTGATCGCACTGAAAGTGCAGCTTATCAACTAAACCGCTCGAAAGATTTACGTGAAAAAACTTTCCGTACGGTTGAGGAAGGGCTTCGCTTGTCATGGAGTGCTCTCGATCTCACTCTGCAACAAAAAGAGTTTTTGGCCGATCATGTGGATTCCGCTTCAAAAACCGTGGTGGCTTATCGTAAGCAATATCAAATAGGCCAGCGTACCCTGCTCGATCTGTTGAACACGGAGAATGAACTGTTTGAAGCCCGTAAAGACTATTTGGATGCTAAATACTCCGAGCAATATGCCAAATATAGAGTGATGAATGCATCGGGTAACTTATTGGATGCCTTGAGAGTGGATATTCCTCAGGAATGGACAGCGAAGGTGGAGTACTAA